The DNA segment TTTCAAACAAGCAAAAGCCTTGATATATGAAACTTTTGACTTTTGACTTTTGATTTCCGCCTTGCGGTACTATCTACTCAGCAAACATTTTAGACATTGACTGGTAGTCTCTTTTCTAAAGGCTGGTAATGACCGCTATTGTTAACAGTGTTGACTGCTAAATGAATTTCTTGACCTGTAATCAATCTAGCTCCACGATTACGAGTGATATAATTCCATACCCATTGAATCATGACTACTAACTTATTATCAAACTCAATGAGGAAGTAGATGTGAATCACTAACCAGAACAACCATGCAAAGAAGCCTTTGAGTTTGATGAAGCCTAAATCAACAACGGCGGCATTTTGTCCAATCATCGCTAGACTACCTTTATCAGTGTAGTTAAAGGCTGGTAGAGTTTGACCTTGCAAGCGTTTTTGAACCAATGCGGCGACGTATTCACCTTCTTGTTTGGCGACGGGTGCGACACCAGGGAGGGGTTTACCATTTTGGTGAGAGAAGTTGGCTAAGTCTCCCACAACAAAAATATTGCTGTGTCCCTTAATGCTTAAGTCTGATTCTACGATGACTCGGCCAGCGCGATCGCATTCTACCCCAGTTTTTTCGGCTAAAACTTTACCCATAGCTGATGCTTTCACACCTGCTGCCCATAATACAGTCTTGGAGGCAATTTCTTTGACTTCCTCACCTTGTTTGAGGGTGACGATATCATTCTCAATATTTGTAACTAGAGTTTTTGTCTGGACAAGCACACCCAACTGCTTCAAGGATATTTCCGCTTCCTGGGATAATTCTGGTGCAAAAGGAGGGAGGATTCTATCTAAACCTTCTAGGAGGATGACTTGGGTTTCTGTGGTGTCGATGTTGCGGAAATCTTCTTTGAGGGTTTTGTATGCTAATTCTGCGATCGCTCCTGCTAACTCTACACCAGTAGGGCCGCCACCGACAACCACAAAGGTCAACCAAGCACGACGCTTTGCAGGGTCTTTTTCTTTTTCTGCTGCTTCAAAGGCGGTAAAGATGCGGCGACGCATTTCTATCGCATCTTCCACTGTTTTCAACCCTGGTGCAAACTCTTCCCAGTTATCTTTACCAAAGTAGGAATGCTTTGCACCAGTGGCGACAATTAAGGTGTCGTAGGGAATTTTTTCATCACCCATCACCAATTCTTGTGCTTCTGGGTCAATATCGTTTACTTCTCCCAGCAATACTTGGGTATTCTTGCTTTTACTTAATACTGCGCGTAAAGGCGAGGAAATATCTGCTGGTGAGAGCGTACCTGTTGCAACTTGATAAAGTAGTGGCTGAAATAGGTGGAAGTTCCGCTTGTCGAT comes from the Nostoc sp. PCC 7120 = FACHB-418 genome and includes:
- a CDS encoding NAD(P)/FAD-dependent oxidoreductase; protein product: MVEALDNNPPHKVVIVGGGFGGLYAAKALAKAKVDVTLIDKRNFHLFQPLLYQVATGTLSPADISSPLRAVLSKSKNTQVLLGEVNDIDPEAQELVMGDEKIPYDTLIVATGAKHSYFGKDNWEEFAPGLKTVEDAIEMRRRIFTAFEAAEKEKDPAKRRAWLTFVVVGGGPTGVELAGAIAELAYKTLKEDFRNIDTTETQVILLEGLDRILPPFAPELSQEAEISLKQLGVLVQTKTLVTNIENDIVTLKQGEEVKEIASKTVLWAAGVKASAMGKVLAEKTGVECDRAGRVIVESDLSIKGHSNIFVVGDLANFSHQNGKPLPGVAPVAKQEGEYVAALVQKRLQGQTLPAFNYTDKGSLAMIGQNAAVVDLGFIKLKGFFAWLFWLVIHIYFLIEFDNKLVVMIQWVWNYITRNRGARLITGQEIHLAVNTVNNSGHYQPLEKRLPVNV